From Synoicihabitans lomoniglobus, the proteins below share one genomic window:
- a CDS encoding beta strand repeat-containing protein: MLRSHRWLVFPSILCSSTLLGTPAPDVEYEDNGLTWTNNGAWSSGNIPGPSDTAIINSGTLTVDGVNSTGRLRLGGGNLTGETHSDTDSLSLIAAGANSQWTVGAISDLSLIIGTEAGLDIEGTSIHYYFDSTITNNGAVYWSEGNIATNANGAFINNGYFYDQTVANYSIDGASTFTNNGSYYKSGSGVTTANQVFDNNSAETLQVSNGVFLLNGGGTNSDGAVMRVTQSGLIKFAGSYTIVNASDLEVGNAENENELDGTNAFYLPHSEETVDYGYELSAGELNLSGQLAANLHQSGGELEGTHTINGFFDWAGGDWDANADGATTTIGYDGTLIIRPSGGSIAYFNNRDIINEGTVYWTDANLNTNANGSFTNSGYFYDKLDENQSFNGGAGFNNAGTYLKTGTGTTTFNAPFSNNSVDTLDVRAGTIVFNGGGTNWNDGSVVVEDSGLIQFNSIYTVEDASRFSTESLDGSHSFVVPAIDDLSVYFGYQLTGGELTLEGVLSAQMQQTGGELDGTHTLSGNYDWAGGDWDANADGATTTIGYGGTLIIRPSGGSIAYFNNRDIINYGDVYWTDANLNTNANGSFTNYGFFYDQLDENQSVNGGSGFHNSGTYRKTGAGITTFNSAFNNSSPTTLDVRNGTLVLNGGGTNYSYGSMYARDAGLIQFNSIYSILNASGLQTSELDESHRFFIPNSEASIAYGYKLTGGELTMDGNLSVNFHQTGGELDGTHTLNGFYDWAGGDWDANADGETTTINYDGTLIIRPSGGSIAYFNNRDIVNLGTVYWSDANLNTNANGSFTNYGYFYDVLDENQSFNGGSSFDNSGTYQKTGAGTTTFNTAFNNSSPTTLDVQNGTLILSGGGTNTSYGSMIARDSGLIQFNSNYNIVDASQLQTDDLDGTHSFDVTDETSTSFGYQLTSGELTMDGEISVDFQQTGGELHGTNTLSGIYDWAGGYWVASVDGDTTTIDSEGTLIIRPSGGSIAYFFNRDIINEGTVYWADANLNTNSNGSFSNLGTFNDQLDQNHAFSGGSGFTNSGFYHKDGSGTTDIQTSFVHEGTLNLNAGVMQLSGSGSIDEYSIVNLGDQTKLSLISDFSIANLGSFYGNGTLAIEGGTTSAEGSFYAGELLLANGVLVGNHDIGSTMAWQWGTWGAGTTTIGSTAVLNITGLGTHTMSDRHVVNDGTINWLSSGGGLGLNHASTITNNGLFNDNLTLEYPSGEIVFTSMGGLGSFTNSSSGTYRKSGGSSSIYLIPFHNHGTIDVDAGYLSLVGGGTFGSTSSVTVAEQSSLQFVSDYVVEDAASLQGSGQYLIGNESTVSLTGTISAEGGMIVSDSTLTGDHDIESALTFYESSWESGESTVSSTGQLHFTSSAESASPNKLVQRTVTASGSTVWDANDLQLNSDSSFSNQGTFSDEAAANSTDTVSIYTALGNAGLFTNTSSGTYTKTSSGTTEMAVLFNNDGMVDIQSGALLIMHGGTASSTGVFKVATSSELHFNDDYILDDLASLTGDGNYFIDGGELTTSGILSGNLTTNGGDINGPVTVAGQLILNTGGLVEGNDLTVGTTGSLFVNESSDIFLDDMTLTVESFGYVQWNAADIYLTDTAQIINHGEISITTPISIAPGDSIAAQTLVNNGTLAKTYGSGRTTIAVPLENNGTIDIENGVLVLTADATLASGSAVKLGYGDLYIPPATFETAVVIEEPRSEEYFDDHELVIAGGTTTAPDASIFEGDGLLVVEGGTLEIEGNLAVDLVLEDGTLDTTGLEIARGLEIYGGSIASGSKISVLAEAEALIETATLELTSSTITIESGALLDWTAGDIDTLGNDSGFIIDGLMTAQSDNTLSNDLGSGGFLVINGDFRKTGGTGTTTLDVHVAVDGGRFEVHTGTVDLIDSGGFNSALFDVWAGATLNFDNPSGLFIFGDADTTFQNGGTVNFNAGTFSVPDAINFGQHATLSGGSLLTNTDFALSGNLTWTGGSINSDSTVITTAGTLELANSVTNAVDTDFTVEGTLAWTAGDIAVTGGLTIAESGQFRIETDGTFSSVESTYAIASDGAVIKTETSGITNFNVPLNAKGYLEVQTGTMNLNAGGSLKDATVDIWSDSTLNINDGFNFDNGVVVTNGGNLNLTAGTFTLNDSVNLGAHATVSGGTVAGTHSITGRINMTGGTLDSAGTTTIDADGSLGLANPSGNTINREINVSADGELAWNTGDLNLSVPLDLDGDLTIGTDGTLANTGSAEIYVGSTGAIVKTGGSGTTTIDVPVINHGTLLAESGTLHFGSTVDMMGTLALGSGTITFASPIEFGTSSKLAGNGTFTGDVEIKGAIAPGNSVGSLNIVGDLTLASSANSLFEIDTAASPIQADLVSVSGNLTLDGNLSLDFLASVDPITTDMFTIYTAANLTGTFANIANGNRLYTADLQRSFVVNYGASSVFDANSVILSNFEFTPVPEPSTWALMITGLSLIGWKTRRRRRS, translated from the coding sequence ATGCTACGCTCCCACCGTTGGTTAGTATTCCCGTCGATTCTTTGCTCTTCGACCCTGCTTGGCACCCCCGCCCCTGACGTCGAATATGAGGACAACGGACTGACCTGGACCAACAACGGAGCCTGGAGCAGCGGTAACATTCCAGGCCCCTCCGACACCGCCATCATTAACAGCGGCACACTTACCGTCGACGGGGTAAATTCGACGGGACGACTAAGGCTGGGAGGAGGCAATCTAACGGGAGAAACCCACTCGGATACGGACAGCTTAAGCCTGATTGCGGCGGGAGCTAACTCGCAATGGACCGTGGGCGCGATCAGCGACCTTAGTCTGATTATCGGCACCGAAGCCGGGTTGGATATCGAAGGAACAAGTATTCACTATTACTTCGACAGCACGATAACCAACAATGGTGCCGTATATTGGTCGGAAGGGAACATCGCGACCAACGCGAATGGGGCATTCATCAACAACGGCTACTTTTACGATCAAACGGTAGCCAACTACTCCATTGATGGGGCCTCCACCTTCACCAACAACGGCAGCTACTATAAATCTGGATCGGGCGTCACCACGGCGAATCAGGTTTTCGACAACAATTCGGCTGAAACCTTGCAGGTCTCCAACGGAGTATTCCTGCTCAATGGCGGCGGCACCAATTCCGACGGTGCTGTCATGCGGGTCACTCAATCGGGTCTGATCAAATTTGCCGGCAGCTACACGATCGTAAACGCATCGGACTTGGAGGTCGGCAACGCCGAAAACGAAAACGAACTCGACGGCACGAACGCCTTCTACCTGCCCCATAGCGAAGAGACCGTCGACTACGGCTACGAATTAAGCGCGGGCGAGCTCAACTTGTCCGGTCAGCTCGCGGCCAACCTCCACCAATCTGGCGGCGAACTCGAAGGCACCCACACCATAAACGGCTTCTTCGACTGGGCCGGCGGCGACTGGGATGCCAACGCCGACGGCGCGACCACGACCATCGGTTACGATGGCACCCTGATTATTCGGCCCAGCGGCGGCTCCATCGCCTACTTTAACAACCGTGATATCATCAACGAAGGCACCGTCTACTGGACCGATGCCAACCTGAACACCAACGCGAACGGTTCATTTACGAACTCTGGTTATTTTTACGATAAATTGGACGAGAACCAGTCGTTCAACGGCGGCGCAGGTTTCAACAATGCAGGCACTTATCTCAAGACCGGCACCGGCACGACTACCTTCAATGCCCCGTTCAGCAACAACAGTGTGGATACGCTCGATGTGCGGGCAGGCACCATCGTTTTCAATGGGGGCGGCACCAATTGGAACGACGGAAGCGTAGTGGTCGAGGACTCCGGTCTCATCCAATTCAATAGCATCTATACGGTCGAGGACGCCTCACGCTTCAGCACGGAGTCATTGGATGGCTCCCATAGTTTTGTGGTTCCGGCCATCGATGACTTGAGCGTCTACTTCGGCTATCAATTGACCGGCGGCGAACTCACGCTGGAGGGCGTGCTTTCGGCACAAATGCAGCAAACCGGCGGCGAGCTGGACGGCACGCATACGTTGAGCGGCAACTACGACTGGGCCGGGGGCGACTGGGACGCCAACGCCGACGGCGCGACCACCACCATCGGTTACGGTGGCACCCTGATTATTCGCCCCAGCGGCGGCTCCATCGCCTACTTCAACAACCGTGATATCATCAATTACGGCGATGTCTACTGGACCGATGCCAACCTGAACACCAACGCCAACGGATCGTTTACGAACTACGGCTTCTTCTACGATCAGTTGGACGAAAACCAGTCCGTCAATGGCGGTTCCGGTTTCCACAACAGCGGCACTTACCGGAAGACGGGCGCAGGCATCACCACCTTCAACAGCGCCTTCAACAACAGCTCCCCCACCACCTTGGATGTGCGCAACGGCACCCTCGTCCTCAATGGCGGTGGCACCAACTACAGCTACGGTTCAATGTATGCCCGCGACGCTGGTCTGATCCAGTTCAACAGCATCTACAGCATCCTCAATGCCTCCGGACTGCAAACCTCTGAGTTGGATGAATCGCACCGTTTCTTCATTCCCAACAGCGAAGCGTCCATCGCCTATGGTTACAAACTGACCGGCGGCGAGCTGACCATGGACGGCAACCTCTCGGTCAACTTCCATCAAACCGGCGGTGAACTCGATGGCACGCACACGTTGAATGGATTCTACGACTGGGCGGGCGGCGATTGGGACGCCAATGCCGATGGTGAAACCACCACGATCAATTACGACGGAACCCTGATAATCCGACCCAGCGGGGGCTCCATCGCCTACTTTAACAACCGCGACATCGTAAACTTAGGCACCGTTTATTGGTCCGACGCCAATTTGAACACCAACGCCAACGGTTCCTTCACGAACTACGGCTATTTCTACGACGTGTTGGACGAAAACCAGTCCTTCAACGGAGGTTCCAGTTTCGACAACAGCGGCACCTACCAAAAAACCGGCGCCGGCACGACCACCTTTAATACCGCCTTCAACAACAGTTCCCCCACCACCTTGGATGTTCAAAACGGCACCCTCATCCTCAGCGGGGGCGGCACGAACACCTCTTACGGGTCCATGATCGCAAGGGACTCGGGACTCATTCAATTCAACAGCAACTACAACATCGTGGATGCGTCCCAGCTCCAAACCGACGATTTGGATGGAACTCACAGCTTCGATGTGACGGATGAGACCTCCACTTCCTTTGGCTACCAACTCACGAGCGGTGAATTGACCATGGACGGTGAAATCAGCGTCGATTTTCAACAAACCGGGGGCGAGCTCCACGGCACGAACACCCTCAGCGGTATCTACGATTGGGCCGGTGGATACTGGGTGGCCAGCGTCGACGGAGACACCACCACCATCGACTCCGAGGGCACGCTGATCATCCGCCCCTCGGGCGGCTCCATCGCCTATTTCTTCAATCGCGACATCATCAATGAAGGCACCGTTTATTGGGCCGACGCCAACCTGAACACGAACAGCAACGGCTCGTTTTCCAATCTCGGCACTTTCAACGATCAGCTCGACCAGAACCACGCCTTCAGTGGCGGCTCCGGCTTCACCAACTCCGGTTTCTACCACAAGGACGGTAGCGGCACGACAGACATTCAGACGAGCTTCGTCCACGAGGGGACCCTCAACCTCAACGCAGGCGTGATGCAACTCAGCGGCTCTGGATCAATTGACGAATACAGCATCGTCAATCTCGGCGACCAAACGAAGCTCTCGCTGATCTCCGATTTTTCGATCGCCAACCTCGGCAGTTTCTACGGCAACGGCACCCTCGCGATCGAAGGCGGCACGACGAGCGCGGAAGGCTCATTCTACGCCGGTGAACTCTTGTTGGCGAACGGCGTCCTGGTTGGTAATCACGACATCGGTTCGACCATGGCGTGGCAGTGGGGCACGTGGGGCGCGGGCACGACCACGATCGGCTCTACGGCCGTCTTGAATATCACCGGACTCGGCACCCATACCATGAGCGACCGCCACGTGGTGAACGACGGCACGATCAATTGGCTATCCAGCGGCGGCGGGTTGGGGTTGAACCACGCGAGCACGATCACCAACAACGGCCTTTTTAACGACAACCTCACACTGGAATATCCCTCCGGTGAAATCGTGTTTACTTCTATGGGTGGATTGGGGTCGTTCACCAACAGCTCGAGTGGCACCTACCGCAAAAGCGGGGGGAGTAGCTCGATCTATCTCATTCCCTTTCACAACCATGGCACGATCGACGTGGACGCCGGATACCTCTCCTTGGTCGGCGGCGGCACTTTCGGGTCGACCAGTTCCGTGACCGTCGCGGAGCAATCCAGTCTCCAATTCGTATCCGACTACGTGGTCGAAGACGCCGCCTCTCTCCAAGGGTCGGGACAATACCTGATCGGCAATGAATCCACTGTTTCACTGACCGGCACAATATCGGCGGAAGGTGGGATGATCGTATCCGATTCCACGCTGACCGGTGATCATGACATCGAATCCGCGCTCACGTTTTACGAAAGCTCCTGGGAGTCGGGAGAGTCGACCGTGAGTTCCACCGGACAACTTCATTTCACCAGCAGCGCGGAAAGCGCCTCCCCCAACAAGCTGGTCCAGCGCACAGTGACGGCGTCAGGTAGCACCGTGTGGGATGCCAACGACCTCCAACTCAACTCCGATAGCTCCTTTTCCAATCAAGGCACCTTCAGCGATGAGGCCGCCGCGAACTCAACAGACACCGTGAGCATCTACACGGCTCTCGGCAATGCCGGGTTGTTCACCAACACCAGCAGCGGCACCTACACCAAAACCAGTTCCGGCACGACCGAGATGGCGGTTCTTTTCAACAACGACGGGATGGTGGACATCCAGTCCGGTGCCCTGCTCATCATGCACGGCGGCACCGCCTCTTCCACGGGTGTCTTCAAAGTGGCGACGTCGTCCGAACTTCACTTCAACGACGACTACATCCTCGATGACCTCGCCAGCCTTACCGGCGACGGCAATTACTTCATCGACGGCGGCGAGCTCACCACCAGTGGTATCCTTTCCGGTAATCTCACCACCAACGGCGGCGACATCAACGGCCCCGTGACGGTCGCCGGCCAACTCATCTTGAACACGGGCGGCCTGGTCGAAGGCAACGACCTCACCGTGGGCACCACCGGTTCCCTCTTTGTCAACGAGTCTTCCGATATCTTCCTCGATGATATGACGCTGACCGTGGAATCCTTCGGTTACGTGCAATGGAACGCCGCCGATATCTACCTCACCGACACCGCTCAAATCATCAATCATGGTGAGATCAGCATCACCACCCCGATCAGTATCGCGCCGGGAGATTCCATTGCAGCGCAAACGCTCGTAAACAACGGGACTCTGGCCAAGACCTACGGCTCGGGTCGGACCACCATTGCGGTGCCGTTGGAAAACAATGGCACGATCGATATCGAAAACGGCGTGCTGGTTTTGACCGCCGATGCCACGCTCGCATCCGGCAGCGCAGTCAAGTTAGGCTACGGCGACCTTTACATTCCACCGGCGACGTTCGAAACCGCGGTGGTCATCGAGGAACCGAGGAGCGAAGAATACTTCGACGACCACGAACTGGTGATAGCCGGTGGCACCACCACGGCACCGGACGCATCCATCTTCGAAGGCGACGGTTTGCTGGTGGTTGAAGGCGGCACACTCGAAATCGAAGGCAACCTCGCGGTTGATCTCGTGCTCGAGGATGGCACCCTTGACACGACCGGGTTGGAAATCGCGCGCGGCCTCGAAATATACGGCGGCTCCATTGCTTCCGGCAGCAAAATCTCCGTTCTCGCGGAGGCCGAAGCCCTGATCGAGACCGCCACTTTGGAACTCACCAGTTCCACCATCACCATCGAGTCAGGAGCTTTACTCGACTGGACGGCGGGAGATATCGACACCCTCGGTAACGACTCCGGGTTTATCATCGACGGGCTCATGACCGCACAGAGTGACAACACCCTGTCCAACGATCTCGGCAGCGGTGGATTCCTTGTCATCAATGGCGATTTCCGCAAAACCGGTGGCACTGGCACCACCACGCTCGACGTCCACGTCGCGGTCGACGGCGGACGCTTTGAAGTGCATACCGGCACCGTAGATCTCATCGACAGCGGCGGGTTCAATAGCGCGCTTTTCGACGTCTGGGCCGGGGCCACCTTGAACTTCGATAACCCATCCGGTTTGTTCATATTCGGCGACGCCGACACCACCTTCCAAAACGGTGGCACGGTTAATTTCAATGCCGGCACCTTCTCGGTGCCTGATGCGATCAATTTTGGCCAACACGCCACCCTCTCGGGCGGCAGTCTCCTTACCAACACTGACTTCGCACTCTCCGGAAACCTCACGTGGACCGGTGGATCGATCAACTCGGATTCGACCGTCATCACCACCGCGGGAACTCTCGAACTCGCTAACAGCGTGACCAACGCCGTCGACACCGACTTCACCGTCGAAGGCACCCTCGCTTGGACCGCTGGTGACATCGCGGTGACCGGTGGCCTCACGATTGCCGAAAGCGGCCAGTTCCGCATCGAAACCGACGGCACTTTTTCTTCCGTCGAGTCCACTTACGCTATCGCCAGTGACGGCGCAGTCATCAAAACCGAAACGTCGGGCATCACCAATTTTAACGTCCCTCTGAATGCAAAGGGCTATCTGGAAGTTCAGACCGGCACGATGAATCTGAACGCTGGCGGCTCCCTGAAGGATGCGACCGTGGACATCTGGTCGGACTCGACCCTCAACATTAACGACGGGTTCAATTTCGATAACGGCGTAGTCGTCACCAACGGCGGTAACCTCAATCTCACCGCCGGCACTTTCACGCTCAACGACTCGGTTAATCTCGGCGCGCATGCCACCGTCTCGGGCGGCACCGTCGCCGGCACCCACAGCATTACCGGTCGGATCAACATGACCGGTGGCACCCTCGACAGCGCGGGCACCACCACGATCGACGCCGACGGCAGCCTCGGTCTGGCCAATCCTTCCGGCAACACCATCAACCGCGAGATCAACGTCTCCGCAGACGGCGAACTCGCGTGGAACACAGGCGACCTCAACCTGAGCGTTCCCCTCGATCTCGACGGCGATCTCACCATCGGCACCGATGGCACGTTGGCCAACACCGGCTCGGCCGAGATCTACGTGGGGAGCACCGGAGCGATCGTCAAAACCGGTGGCAGTGGCACCACAACGATCGACGTGCCGGTCATCAATCACGGCACGCTGCTCGCGGAATCGGGCACCCTTCACTTCGGCAGCACGGTGGACATGATGGGCACCCTCGCCCTCGGGTCGGGCACCATTACGTTCGCCTCGCCCATCGAATTCGGCACGTCCTCCAAGCTCGCGGGCAACGGCACCTTCACCGGCGACGTTGAAATCAAGGGTGCGATCGCTCCCGGCAACAGCGTGGGTTCGCTCAACATCGTCGGCGATCTCACGTTGGCGTCCTCCGCCAACTCACTGTTCGAGATCGATACCGCCGCCTCCCCGATCCAAGCCGACTTGGTCTCGGTCTCCGGCAACCTCACGCTCGACGGAAACCTCAGTTTGGACTTTCTCGCCTCGGTCGACCCCATCACGACCGACATGTTCACGATCTACACGGCGGCCAACCTCACCGGCACCTTCGCCAACATCGCCAATGGCAACCGTCTCTACACGGCCGACCTGCAACGTTCATTCGTGGTCAACTACGGCGCGTCGAGCGTCTTCGACGCCAATAGCGTGATCCTGAGCAACTTCGAGTTTACCCCGGTTCCCGAGCCCTCCACCTGGGCGCTCATGATCACCGGATTGAGCCTCATCGGCTGGAAGACCCGCCGCCGCCGTCGGTCGTAA
- the aroB gene encoding 3-dehydroquinate synthase encodes MVESLTVSLGSRSYPIHFGANLRSLIAAEITRLRAEGRKVVIVTDRAVAEAQAEALGAMGDGVPTISVAAGEASKSATELARIWDFLAEQSVDRGGVVLAFGGGVVGDLAGFAAASYLRGVAFYQMPTTLLAMVDSSVGGKTGINLGAGKNLVGAFHQPQAVFVDTDLLTTLPPREFAAGMAEVIKYGLLGDAELFAELELTPLGVDSLHLATVVRRCCEAKARIVEADEFETAASGGRALLNLGHTFAHAIEKNAGYGVYLHGEAVAVGLAAAARLSRELGLVDDATVARVERILTAHKLPIALRAPIGVGTLMRAMARDKKVRAGQLRFVVLEAVGQSATHDQVDHALVERVWREVGAAD; translated from the coding sequence ATGGTCGAAAGTCTCACGGTCAGTTTAGGTTCGCGCAGTTACCCCATTCACTTCGGAGCCAATCTCCGTTCGTTGATTGCGGCGGAAATTACGCGGTTACGGGCAGAGGGGCGCAAGGTCGTCATCGTCACCGATCGAGCGGTGGCGGAGGCGCAGGCGGAAGCACTGGGCGCGATGGGGGACGGGGTGCCGACGATCTCAGTCGCGGCGGGCGAAGCGTCCAAATCGGCGACCGAGCTGGCTCGGATTTGGGATTTTCTGGCCGAGCAATCGGTGGATCGCGGCGGAGTGGTGCTGGCGTTTGGGGGTGGGGTGGTGGGCGACTTGGCCGGCTTTGCCGCGGCGAGTTATCTGCGTGGCGTGGCCTTTTATCAGATGCCGACAACGTTGCTCGCGATGGTGGATAGCTCCGTGGGTGGGAAAACCGGCATCAATCTCGGCGCGGGCAAAAACCTGGTGGGCGCATTCCACCAGCCGCAGGCGGTTTTCGTCGACACCGACCTACTGACGACGCTGCCACCGCGCGAATTCGCGGCCGGCATGGCGGAAGTCATCAAATACGGATTGTTGGGCGACGCGGAATTGTTTGCGGAGCTCGAGCTCACCCCGCTGGGGGTCGACAGCCTGCATTTGGCCACCGTGGTGCGACGCTGCTGCGAAGCGAAAGCCCGGATCGTGGAGGCTGATGAATTTGAAACCGCCGCTTCCGGTGGACGCGCGTTGCTCAACCTGGGTCACACCTTTGCCCATGCGATCGAGAAGAACGCCGGCTACGGCGTCTATCTGCATGGCGAAGCCGTGGCGGTCGGTCTTGCGGCGGCGGCTCGACTTTCCCGCGAATTGGGCTTGGTCGACGATGCCACGGTGGCGCGGGTGGAGCGTATATTGACGGCTCACAAGTTGCCGATCGCTTTGCGTGCGCCCATCGGCGTCGGGACGCTGATGAGGGCCATGGCGCGGGATAAGAAAGTTCGGGCCGGGCAACTCCGCTTCGTGGTGCTGGAGGCGGTGGGCCAATCCGCGACGCACGACCAAGTCGACCACGCGCTGGTGGAACGGGTGTGGCGTGAAGTGGGGGCGGCGGACTAG
- the lpxA gene encoding acyl-ACP--UDP-N-acetylglucosamine O-acyltransferase translates to MATLIHPGSFVDPAAQLGVDVEIMAGAVVTKWARLGDHVVVHPGAVVGGDPQYLGFDRATPSWVDVGKGTVLRENVTLNRSMYADQATTIGARGFFMAGSHAGHDCAVAADVVLANNAMLAGHVSVGANTFVGGGAGIHQFVRIGAVVMVAGLARVTKDVPPYCMVAERDELVGLNLVGLKRRGWPPEVMRELKAVYRAVMRPTGNLRTLAAELLPDIRCGEAQAFLRFFEGGKRPVARPSRARDNGGVDGDG, encoded by the coding sequence ATGGCAACATTGATACATCCGGGATCTTTCGTGGACCCCGCCGCTCAACTCGGCGTTGACGTCGAAATCATGGCGGGAGCCGTCGTGACCAAGTGGGCGCGTTTGGGCGATCACGTGGTCGTGCATCCCGGGGCCGTGGTGGGCGGGGATCCCCAGTATCTGGGATTTGATCGGGCTACGCCGAGTTGGGTGGACGTGGGCAAGGGAACGGTCCTGCGCGAGAACGTGACGCTCAACCGCTCGATGTATGCCGACCAAGCGACGACGATTGGTGCGCGCGGTTTCTTCATGGCGGGCAGCCACGCCGGCCATGATTGCGCGGTGGCCGCCGACGTGGTGCTCGCCAACAACGCCATGCTGGCCGGACACGTGTCGGTCGGGGCCAACACGTTCGTCGGTGGCGGCGCGGGCATTCACCAGTTTGTGCGCATAGGCGCGGTGGTGATGGTGGCCGGTCTGGCGCGGGTGACCAAGGACGTGCCGCCATATTGCATGGTGGCGGAACGTGACGAACTGGTGGGGCTTAATTTGGTGGGCTTGAAACGTCGGGGGTGGCCGCCCGAAGTGATGCGGGAACTCAAAGCCGTTTATCGGGCGGTGATGCGCCCCACCGGAAACCTGCGCACGCTGGCGGCCGAATTATTGCCGGATATCCGGTGCGGAGAGGCGCAGGCGTTTTTGCGTTTTTTTGAAGGAGGCAAACGTCCCGTGGCGCGGCCCTCGCGAGCACGAGATAACGGAGGAGTCGATGGCGATGGGTAA
- the pdxA gene encoding 4-hydroxythreonine-4-phosphate dehydrogenase PdxA, with the protein MKPLAFTCGDPAGVGPEIIAAWLAGHPEDSANVVVIGPADWLDSLPGSARRIMVGAPAYRAGPGEPDDEGAELAWAAMQLAAEGCAAGQFSGVVTGPVSKARLAAVGYPHPGQTEFFAEAWGGDPVMAFRGDHLRLTLATWHIPLREVSAALSPAVIERAVRAAEQLARADGIAQPRIAVCGLNPHAGEGGVLGREEIELIDPLLDHLRGEIPGVSHTLPADTVFGRALKGDFDAVVALYHDQGLGPLKTIDFDNAVNVTLGLPHVRTSPDHGTGFDIAGQGTASATSFARAVELARRLAGHQ; encoded by the coding sequence GTGAAACCGTTGGCTTTTACGTGTGGCGACCCCGCTGGGGTGGGCCCCGAAATCATTGCGGCGTGGTTGGCCGGCCATCCTGAGGATTCCGCCAACGTGGTCGTCATCGGTCCGGCCGACTGGCTGGATTCACTACCGGGATCGGCGCGGCGGATCATGGTTGGCGCTCCGGCGTATCGGGCCGGACCGGGTGAACCGGACGACGAGGGCGCGGAATTGGCTTGGGCGGCGATGCAGCTCGCGGCCGAAGGGTGTGCGGCGGGCCAATTTTCCGGCGTGGTAACGGGGCCGGTGAGCAAAGCGCGACTGGCGGCGGTGGGTTATCCGCATCCGGGCCAAACGGAATTTTTTGCCGAGGCGTGGGGCGGTGACCCCGTCATGGCTTTTCGCGGTGATCACCTGCGGTTAACCTTGGCGACCTGGCACATTCCGCTGCGCGAGGTATCGGCCGCGCTGTCCCCGGCTGTGATCGAACGGGCGGTGCGTGCGGCGGAGCAGCTGGCGCGGGCGGATGGTATCGCCCAACCGCGGATCGCGGTGTGCGGTCTCAATCCCCACGCGGGCGAAGGTGGCGTGCTGGGGCGCGAAGAAATTGAGCTCATTGATCCGCTGCTCGATCATTTGCGCGGCGAGATCCCGGGCGTATCGCACACGTTGCCGGCGGACACGGTATTTGGTCGGGCCTTGAAGGGGGACTTCGACGCGGTCGTGGCGCTCTATCACGACCAAGGTCTCGGGCCGCTTAAAACCATCGATTTCGACAATGCGGTGAACGTGACGCTCGGCTTGCCCCACGTGCGCACGAGTCCCGACCACGGCACGGGTTTCGACATCGCGGGGCAGGGCACCGCGAGCGCGACGAGCTTTGCGCGGGCGGTGGAGCTGGCCCGGCGGTTAGCCGGTCACCAATGA
- a CDS encoding RNA polymerase sigma factor, whose translation MTHRTQQQQFDVWASKHIGIIHKVVRSFCDDPVDRDDLRQEIHLAMWHAIPGFTGNAKESTYIYRVALNRAISWVRKHRNERRHREKFETDPLHFVSEHEDPRLEVIYAEIRQLPKAERALILMQLEGFSYEDIAESVGLSVSNVGVRLTRIRQKLAANLKDK comes from the coding sequence ATGACTCACCGAACCCAACAGCAACAATTCGACGTCTGGGCGTCCAAGCACATCGGCATTATCCACAAGGTGGTGCGGTCGTTCTGCGACGATCCCGTCGATCGCGACGATCTGCGACAGGAAATTCATCTTGCGATGTGGCATGCGATCCCGGGGTTCACCGGTAACGCCAAGGAATCCACTTACATTTACCGGGTGGCGCTCAATCGCGCCATCTCGTGGGTGCGCAAGCACCGCAACGAGCGGCGTCACCGGGAGAAATTCGAAACCGATCCCCTGCATTTTGTCAGCGAACACGAGGACCCGCGCCTTGAAGTCATTTACGCCGAGATCCGCCAACTCCCAAAGGCCGAGCGCGCGCTCATTCTGATGCAGCTCGAGGGTTTCAGCTACGAAGACATCGCCGAATCCGTCGGGCTTTCTGTTTCCAACGTCGGGGTGCGCCTCACGCGCATCCGCCAAAAACTAGCCGCCAACCTCAAAGATAAATAA